The DNA region TAAGTAGATGTTCAGACATCACTAGTTTCTCATACTCTTGGCTGTGTTTTTGATTTGCTCTTCTTCAGTCTCTTACATAGCTCATTGACTGTTGTTCATAGCTATAACTTTatcatcaatgatttttttttttcaatcaggtTAACATCAGGATTCTAGGCTGTCATTtccttatttttaatgttttcagtTTCAAGGAGctacttcatttattttcctaTGTGATGGCTCATTGTCCTGCTTGAAAATGGCTATTTGATTGGGCAATGAATGCAGGAAAGGAGCCACATGTTTCAGTCTCTGTCGTGTATCTAAATAAGATGTTGAACCCCTGCTGCAAAATACCTCACCAAACCATGACACTCCATGACACCTTCCACTGATCTCTGCATACACGTTGGGTTCAGTCTTTCCTAGTTTTCTcacaaatataatgtaaaatatagtaTATTAAAGTAAAGCTTTCAGTCCAAACAACATGCTTCTTAGCTAAAGGTTAGCTTCAcctttttgttttgcctttttaaaGCTGTTAGTGAGTAATAATGCAAACAAGCATTATGCGCAGATTTGGAATGACGCTTTTCTTGCTATTATTTGAAGCCTTGTCCCTTTGACCTACCTTCATTTACACAACTTGCTGTCAGAGGGTTTCAAAAACTTCAGAATGGCTCTCCATCTTGGAAATGCAATCAAACCAGGTACCAGATAAACAGCAGTAACTGAAATGGTTCCCTaatttaaatttgtgttttttcCGGACtttatgtacactacctgacaaaagtctggttgtcgatcccagttgtaagagcaaaaaataataacttttcttCTAGTTGATtctttggaaaagtggcagaaggtaaatttCTCAGATTAATCATTTTGAACTCCATACCAAagatcacaaatactgcagaagacatattggaacctgcatggacccaagactcTCCAGAAATCAGttaggtttggggttacatttattatggggcgtgcaagagatctgcagagtgaatggcaacatcatgAGCCTGggttatcaagacatttgtgcagcccattgcattacaaaccacaggacagggcaaattcttcagcaggatagcgctctttcTCCTAtctcagcctctacatcaaagttcctgaaagcaaagaaggtctaggtgcttcaggattggcccaCCCAGTCACCAGaagtaaacattattgagcatatctggagtaagatgaaagaggaggcactgaagatgaatccaaagaatcttgatgaaccctgggagtcctgcaagaatgctttctttgtcattccagatgactttattaaacagttttttgagtcattgcagagatgtatggatgcagtcctccaagctcctggaagtcatacacaatattaattatttttcactgCACtacgactttatattctatactgtacattattgtaCAAGTAAAGTCTGACCTTACTGactttgaaataattaaaaataaaggtatgatcatattttattttgctaaaataagcatAGCCTTGAGGTCTTCGCCTTTTACATAAACcacctctgataccaaatgatcaactacaagtcaagttattgaTTGTTGTTtcttaaacttggataggcgacacgACTatggtcaggtagtgtacagtagCTCATGAAATATGCTTTAAAACTGTTCTTTCATAACTGTTAGGAAACCTGACTAAGCTGTGACCTCAAAATGGATGAAATTGCaggttgttctctaattttgatctctACTGTATTTGTAATTGGTGCAACAGAATATGGTTTTACCTCCAAAAATGCGAAACAGTTTACGGCAGCTTGGAAGAGGCCATTTTGCACAGCTCGCTTTCTGGAAATTCTGTTTTCGAGACAGGTATTCCTTTGGGAAGAAGGTACGAGCTGTATGGTTCAGTTCTGCGGAGAGTGGGATGTGTGAATTTATTAATCTGTGAATCATTAGTGTGCTCAGTCCAGTGCGCTTTACTTTCAGAAGCCCTGActcaatatatacatatttacatatctGTCTtgatatatatgttttatatatgtaaaatttaaagaTGATATATGTGTTTTGCTTATATAGCCATATATCAGATTTAAATATCTTCAATGCAATAGGTCTTACCCATTtgtcagcaaaaaaataaataaataaaaatatggaaaaacataatagtttgaatcaCTTATATAGATCAGAGTAAGCATATTTtgttttaacataaatatatctgttacacTGAACatcatttcacagcaatattttgaCATTATACACATAATTTTGACACTAaagcatttaaagggacagttcacccaaaatgaaaagtctatttttataatattttaaagaatgtttgtaaccacttacttccaaagtatttatttttcttactgTTTAAGAATGAGGTCTGTGGCTACCATGAAATGTTTGGTACATCATATCTTATTTCAAGTTCAATAGAATAAACTATTGATGGTGCAAATGCTGAGTATTTTTCCCTTGTGAATACTCCTTTAAATATGCTTTCTATATATCTGAAATTTTAAAAGGGGGTTTCAAACATCTAGAAATCCCTATGGCCAAAATAAATGGAAAGAAGTACCCCAGAGCCAAAGCCACTGAAAATGCTGTTTAATCACTTAAGAGGTCTGTAATGTGCAGGAAGGATGTGAAATGTGAAGCTCTCATTAGCTTCAATCATTAAATGTCTTCATTACATCATGATTTACGAAAGCACATTCTAATTATTCCAATAATCCGCAATCTTCTAAAACTATAATCATACTCTAACATATATTCAAAACTCAGCACcagataaatatatacaatagttAACAAAATTGTCTTTTTGCCTCATCTTTCTGCATTCATTTATCCCTTTTTCTCATGTGTATAAGTTCAGGttttcttacagtttttctcagtcgctttgatgcatttctcacaacactactTACTTTAgtacaacagttaatgcatttctcaaaacaattagtcatttgtgcacatcctagaagcagtttctcattcctcccaacaaattgcaaatgcttttggacatgcatcaattgttttcatacaactctctgccatttataacattatcattcgcttatgtcatgtcagtcaaaattaactaaacttgtaaatgctgaactCTCATTGCATATAAAACTAGCAGTCTTCATTTCATTACTTTAGtcattacatataaaaatgttgaactagttgtcaaaatctagcaaattttattaaaaaacaaataaatctttgttattctgaaaatgtcttttaaatgtaacaatttcatgaatgatttacagacctgtgttgtaggctcagttccaatatgttctgcaatatggTTTACAGTTGTGCCCAGCTTTACCCAAAGGAAGCTTatgcttgttgtaaataagggtgtatttattcttttgcaaaatTCTTTGAATAAATAAGAATTGCAACGAGCATCTGCagtaaaaaatgtgaaacatacatattcagtgtcttgtactcagatacctaaatgcagtgatgtctaactttgctgtagttttcaaatggctgtgcaaatagtatgaagtgctgtcttgagcagtttttaggaagtgtcaccaacatctgacatttttgcattgaaaaaatgtccagagtaaactgtcataatgaaaacatgacaaagccatttgactatcttgtctataaacaatggtgtcaggacttttcgttttgatgatactgacactttgattgacatgaatacttgcttttaaggaatgaactatccattttgagcatgtgacgcgcttttgcaggttatcagctaggttttgcagtttgtactaattgttttaagaaatgcattaactgttgtgcagaaatgcactggtgttgtgaaagatgcaccaaagccactgagaaaaactgtaattcagTGTCATGAACTTTCTCCGTCAGATCTCAGCTTATGTCTGTTCTTCTGCTCTGGTTCTGTTAATCTTGCTAAACTATTTGAGGGTAAATTCAGAaggttacagtttttctcagacgctttggtgcatttctcacaacactatttacatttgcacaacagttaatgcaaactgcaaaacaattagtgcaaactgcaaaacctagctgataacctgcaaaagcacgtcacttgctcaaaatggatagttcattcctcaaaagcaagtattcatgtcaatcaaagtgtcagtatcatcaaaatgaaaagtcctgtcaccattgtttatgaacaagatagtcaaatgtcatgttttcattatgacactttactctggacattttttcaatgcaaaaaaagtcagatgttggtgacacttgctgaaaatgctcaagacagcactatatactatttgcacagccatttgaacactacagtaaagttagacatcactgcatttagtgaagtatctgagtacaagacactgaatatgtatgtttcacatttttactgcatttgctctttacaattctaatttattcacagctatgtgcaaaagaataaacacacccttatttacaacaaacataaactccctttgggtagagctgtgctcAACTGaagacaatattgcagtacatattggaactgaacctacaacatacacaggtctttAAATCagtcatcaaattgttcaatttttaagacattttcagcaaaataaagttttacaatttttttataaaatttgcttgacagattttgacaactagttcaacatttttgtgtgtaatgactcaagtaatgaaacaaggactattagttttatatggaatgactattcagcattcacaagtttagttaattttgactgacatgacataagcagatgataatgttctaaacagcagagagtcgtatgaaagcaattgatgcatttccaaaagcatttgcaatgtgttggaaggaatgagaaactgctattatgatgtgcacaaatgactaattgttttgagaaatgcattaactgttgtgcaaatgtaaatagtgttgtgagaaatgcaccaaagcgactgagaaaaactgtaatattaagTGGCGTTCTGTGGGAATATCTCATTTAAATCTTTCAAGCCGCTGTTATTGGTTTTATgcacagacggacggacggacggacagacagacagacagatttttaacaaattacccaaaaaaatgaaaaatatagacagaaagaaagaaagaaagaaagactttttaaatgtaatattattatgtgaGACCGACCCTTCTGGAAGAAGACGTGTGTGATGGTGGTCCTGCAGAGTGGGCAGGGAGTGTTGCTGGGGCAATTTTTGGCCAGCGTCCGGAGGCAGGGCTCACAGAAGACATGGCTGCAGGGGTGACACATGTATGGGCTGAAataaacatccagacacacagcACAGATGAAGCCCTCACGCTCGTCCTCATCCTCACTGCTGCTGCTGGATGGCTGTCCTGTAGAGCCCTttagtggagagagagagaggagagcagAAGATCAGACCAACAGCCTGATCTGCTTCACATTGATACTTGACCATCGTTTTCTCTGTAAACGGGActttaacactagaactaccaGGAGTTGTTGTACAGCATAGTGAAAACCACCAGCAGGTAAAATGTACCCACACAGATGATTACTGTTTTTATACGGCTAAAAAACATGGTACAAATGGCCTGTTTTGAATCtggttttatttacacatttttagcaATAAGGGACAACTTACAAATACTCAGGTTtctgtaattaagtagtttttgttttctcagGAATTTTATGTTACTAAGTACTGttagttttaataaattgtacttttacttttcatgCATTTTTGTTACATCATTACTTGTGCTGCCCTTCCTTCAACTTGCACTCACTACTTTATATGTacatttcaacccaggctcattctgaaaacatatcgATTAATACATTTctagcgccaaatacgtcccaggagtaTTTGTTGTTggtggactgactgactgatcgactgatccaccctcctccgaccctaaacccagccaatagtgttttcaaaagcacagattgccccccccccccccacttccctaaacccaaccaacaattttacaaagcaatccagaaaaagcccTCGTCTAATTTTTCTcttattacttgtttattttatttatttatttaaatttttttttgcttgcttttgtctgcgtggtcaactcctctctgcgcctCGAGTCAAATGACGTACATGGCGAGATAACTAGACAAGCtgttaacagtgggaaagccgtccatacggaggtaatcggtcagctagTATGTGCGAAAAATGAACACCGTCATACAGCCCCATATCGTTTGTttaaaagacgaaatgcagccatacatttttctggctacataattcgcaaatggttaattattttttcttatcTACAGTGATTGGCTAAGTAGAATAATCAGTCTTGTGATTACCATCCAATCAAATCGTGTTTGAAAATTCTGGCAGAACAACTTCAAGACACAGATGCTTTATAAACGCAGCCAACATGTGCAACGCAATAAGTGTTTAGACTGTATGATGAGAAATGAAGGATGATGAAAATCTCCAAAAGGGgcttaaacaataataaatgcactacataatgttatgttttcaaacacatgcacagatAACATGGATTCCATCAGTGCTGCAGGAGCTTAAATCAAGGTTTAatatttttactcaagtaaaaatattacCTGCTACCACAACTTGGTAAAGACCTGTTTGAGATTCTTTCCTGTGATTCACAATTACTGGTGACTACTAACTAACGACTGctagtttctaacatttttcaaaatatttagtaattgtgttatatataaatattatataataaggggcgaagcagtggtgtagtaagtagtgctgttgcctcacagcgagaaggtcgctgggtcgctggttcgagcctcggctcagttggcgtttctgtatggagtttgcatgttctccctgcatttgcgtgggttttctccgggtgctccggtttcacccacagtccaaagacatgtggtacaggtgaattgggtaggctaaattgtctgtagtgtatgagtgtgtgtgtgaatgtgtgtggatgtttcccagagatgggttgcagttggaagggcataataaaacttgctggataagttggtggttcataccccggattaataaagggagtaagccgataagaaaatgaatgaataatatataataagtgTGTACAGCAGAAGCAAAGCATGGGACACAAAGCATGGGAATCATCTGAGGGGGAGTAACTGGTGAGTATTTGATGTTTCGTTTTAAGGAAACTGTCGGTTTATCTTAAATGCTCTTGTTTTGGATTGTGTTACAGACTGACAAGTTTGATCAGACTCCTCCGGGGCCCTTCCAGTCATGAAGAGCTCCAGAGAGCATGAGTCGTCTTCCCTAGGTGTGTCATTATCACCAAATACACATCATGTTATCACCAAGACTTCACATTCCACTTGGCAACTCAGTAACAACATCCACAAAACATTCCTCtgttaaaagcaaaaataataatgcattcatCCAGTTcattcatacataaatacatatatccaataaatagttttgaaaaaacaaattaaaaatcatataaaatactCTGGAcataataactaactaactaaataattaataataaataataataaattaatgcatatttatcaacaataaataaataaatctatcaaaaataaaggtttttaacTAGAATTTTTGTTGacaaataataatgacaaatgtttaCCACTCCTATTTTCCACAAATTaaatatttctcatttttatttgtcataaaaataaaataaaataattagaataaaattgaataaaacctttgtttattatatatatctaCCACTGCATTGACTGCTGGATTTAGGATTTTGTGTCCTGTCAAACCATTACAGATTAACCCAGCAGACAATGACAAACAAAGGAGCAATAGAGCaatatattatgaatatatatgaaaaatatattaaacaaaaaaactggAGTTATACTGAAAGGCCAGTGCTTTCTAGGAGCAGACATGGTTTGTAATTTGTTGTGCATCAATCAAGATCAgagatacatttacattttagtataatttaaatattttatgtccTTTCACCAGAGATACAGTAAGTTACTGCAGGTAAATGAGATTACTG from Danio rerio strain Tuebingen ecotype United States chromosome 8, GRCz12tu, whole genome shotgun sequence includes:
- the rnf180a gene encoding uncharacterized protein rnf180a isoform X1, with the protein product MFAGLQWCWGESLGCLISDMASHEGEERGRTAEALCLEIRPLQRASLRVRLAHRKAFSLDYTDTHRQADCELWDGHTLRSRTSQQASASLCPPMMLSRRSGVIGRGSGEDQELSRRAHLMSLSSSEEELETDGALAGLNGASSQLTISPTGERRLSKRERRRMRSLRRRQRRRDLCRLENLQGSTGQPSSSSSEDEDEREGFICAVCLDVYFSPYMCHPCSHVFCEPCLRTLAKNCPSNTPCPLCRTTITHVFFQKELNHTARTFFPKEYLSRKQNFQKASCAKWPLPSCRKLFRIFGGAWRTASIHLCNDSKNCLIKSSGMTKKAFLQDSQGSSRFFGFIFSASSFILLQICSIMFTSGDWVGQS